The proteins below are encoded in one region of Elgaria multicarinata webbii isolate HBS135686 ecotype San Diego chromosome 8, rElgMul1.1.pri, whole genome shotgun sequence:
- the LOC134403075 gene encoding pulmonary surfactant-associated protein A-like isoform X3 — protein sequence MRLLRQLLHVAVVAAVFSLSCLAQEKCAGVPGIPGTPGANGLPGRDGRDGMKGDPGPPGPMGPPNGLPGAPGRDGLPGPNGLRGEPGEKGERGQPGPEGRPAFLDPGVQEVLRHLKQRIMNLEGALALKGMIKRVENKILATNAKTVDFETALQTCQHSGGSIARPMNEQENEAVLDIVKENNQYAYLGIKESSVAGQFEYLDGMAVNYTNWRRYEPNGKGSENCVEMHTDGGWNDKKCNQYRLIVCEF from the exons ATGAGACTCTTGCGCCAGTTGCTTCATGTGGCTGTTGTAGCAGCAGTGTTTTCCCTGTCGTGTCTTGCGCAAGAGAAATGTGCGGGGGTTCCAGGAATTCCAGGGACTCCGGGGGCTAATGGGTTGCCTGGAAGAGATGGACGGGATGGCATGAAAGGAGATCCAGGACCACCAG GTCCTATGGGTCCCCCTAACGGCCTACCTGGTGCGCCTGGAAGAGATGGGCTTCCCGGTCCAAATGGGCTGAGAGGTGAACCTGGAGAgaagggagaaagggggcagCCTGGACCAGAAG GCCGCCCTGCTTTTCTTGATCCTGGAGTGCAGGAGGTCCTCAGACATCTGAAGCAAAGAATCATGAACCTTGAAGGAG CCCTGGCTTTGAAAGGAATGATAAAGAGAGTGGAAAACAAGATACTGGCTACTAATGCGAAGACAGTTGATTTTGAAACTGCTCTCCAAACATGTCAGCATTCGGGCGGTTCCATTGCCAGACCCATGAACGAGCAGGAGAACGAGGCTGTTTTGGATATTGTGAAAGAGAACAACCAATATGCTTACTTGGGAATCAAGGAGAGTTCTGTGGCAGGACAATTTGAGTATTTAGATGGGATGGCTGTGAATTATACAAATTGGCGTCGCTATGAACCAAATGGCAAGGGAAGTGAAAACTGCGTGGAGATGCACACTGATGGAGGCTGGAATGACAAAAAATGCAACCAGTATCGTCTCATTGTGTGTGAATTTTAA
- the LOC134403075 gene encoding pulmonary surfactant-associated protein A-like isoform X2 has protein sequence MPRSPKQGYLFRGSKMRLLRQLLHVAVVAAVFSLSCLAQEKCAGVPGIPGTPGANGLPGRDGRDGMKGDPGPPGPMGPPNGLPGAPGRDGLPGPNGLRGEPGEKGERGQPGPEGRPAFLDPGVQEVLRHLKQRIMNLEGALALKGMIKRVENKILATNAKTVDFETALQTCQHSGGSIARPMNEQENEAVLDIVKENNQYAYLGIKESSVAGQFEYLDGMAVNYTNWRRYEPNGKGSENCVEMHTDGGWNDKKCNQYRLIVCEF, from the exons aTGCCCAGGTCTCCAAAACAAGGATACCTCTTCAG AGGGTCAAAAATGAGACTCTTGCGCCAGTTGCTTCATGTGGCTGTTGTAGCAGCAGTGTTTTCCCTGTCGTGTCTTGCGCAAGAGAAATGTGCGGGGGTTCCAGGAATTCCAGGGACTCCGGGGGCTAATGGGTTGCCTGGAAGAGATGGACGGGATGGCATGAAAGGAGATCCAGGACCACCAG GTCCTATGGGTCCCCCTAACGGCCTACCTGGTGCGCCTGGAAGAGATGGGCTTCCCGGTCCAAATGGGCTGAGAGGTGAACCTGGAGAgaagggagaaagggggcagCCTGGACCAGAAG GCCGCCCTGCTTTTCTTGATCCTGGAGTGCAGGAGGTCCTCAGACATCTGAAGCAAAGAATCATGAACCTTGAAGGAG CCCTGGCTTTGAAAGGAATGATAAAGAGAGTGGAAAACAAGATACTGGCTACTAATGCGAAGACAGTTGATTTTGAAACTGCTCTCCAAACATGTCAGCATTCGGGCGGTTCCATTGCCAGACCCATGAACGAGCAGGAGAACGAGGCTGTTTTGGATATTGTGAAAGAGAACAACCAATATGCTTACTTGGGAATCAAGGAGAGTTCTGTGGCAGGACAATTTGAGTATTTAGATGGGATGGCTGTGAATTATACAAATTGGCGTCGCTATGAACCAAATGGCAAGGGAAGTGAAAACTGCGTGGAGATGCACACTGATGGAGGCTGGAATGACAAAAAATGCAACCAGTATCGTCTCATTGTGTGTGAATTTTAA